CATAGGAGTGTTTTCATCCTGCCCTACACCCTTGATCCCAATTCTGGTACCCATCAAAAGGATATGATCAATCTGACTAAAATAGGGAACCAGAGCGTGCACGTCTGTTTCAACGGTAATACAAAGGCCTACTGCAACTTTCTTGCTTTTCAAATAGGCAATTATTTTCTCTAGTTTTTCTTTACCAAGCTCAACATGAACGGTAACGATATCAGCACCTGCATCAATAAAATCATCAAGCGTTGGATACGGATCTTCCATCATGAGGTGGCAGTTCAAAGGAATATTGGTTTTTTGATCTATAGCTTTAATAAAGTCGGGGAAAAATAGTAGGCCAGGTACAAAATGAGCATCTGCTACATCCAAATGATACATATCTGCGATACTTTCAGTCTTTCTGATGCTGGCTTCCATGTTAACGAGGTCACCAGACCAAAGTGAAACATCAAGCAACATTCTTGATTCCTTTATTTTGTATAAATCCTGTAACATGATTACTCCTTAGTCCTAAAAGAAAAATGCAAATCGTCTTAGCGTTTTTATTAAATCAATAATTATTTTTGTTATATTTAAGGATAATAGCTCTACTTTTTACCGATGTCAACATTTATTTTTGTTATTTTTACACGACTTCGGTTTATTATCATCTAGAAAATACAAATTTCGATAACTTTGTTGACAGCACAGCTTTGTATACTATACATTTGTATTACATAGGGGAGTTCATGGAAAACCAAGATAAGATGTCTAAGACAGAATCTCGTAGACAGAAAATCAAGCAGCTTATTATTTCTAATAAAGTAGTTTCGCTAACAGAATTTTGCGAAATCTTGCACGTCAGTGAGTCCACCATTAGAAACGACCTGAAATACCTTGATGAAGCAGGTGTTCTAACTAGAACATATGGTGGTGCAGTGTTGAATGAAAACACTCGCTACAATATTGGGATGAATACCCGCTACACCATGAATATTGAGCAAAAGGAAGAAATTGCCGGGTATGTTGTCGAGCATCTACTTCGGAATAATTCAATTATTTTCCTCGATAGCGGCACCACCATGGTCAGTATTGCAAAGAAGATACTCGACTCAATGCTTGAGCTAACAGTCATCACTTCTTCATTTGCAATTGCTAGTATTCTCAGCAGAAATGCAAACATCGATTTATATCTGACTGGAGGAAAACTAAACCATATCAAGGAAGCCTTTATCGATCAAACAGCAATCGATTTTGTGTCTACTATCTGCCCTGACCTATATTTGTTCAGCTGTGATGGGGTTGATGAAGTCAATGGTTTTACAATTGGAGATCCCGAAGAGGTAGCTATAAAAAAGACCGTAGCATTGCATGCACGAAAGATTATCTGTGTGATAGACAGCACGAAAATCAACCAGGTGAAAATGAAAAAGATATTTAATAGCAATGAGATTGATACCATCATCACCGATTCCAATGCAGAGGAGGCAGCAGTAGAGAAATTCAGGTCTATCGGTGTAAATATGATCAAAACCTGATTGTACTGCAATATTTGCAGTACAGTCTTAGTTTTGCATGATTAAAATTTAGGTTACACAGAATATTTTGAGGACTCTCTTTCAAGAAGATTAAAATCAGAGAATATCCTCCGAGGGAGAGAAGCAGGTCGCTTAATGCGTTCTTTCATCAATTCAATTGCGTATTCTGCTAAAATCACACAAGGTTGTTCGATGGTTGTCAGCCTTGGAGAAACCTGTGCAGAAAGCTGAGATCCATCAAACCCAGCCAATCTAAAATCTTTAGGAACTTTGAACAATTCTTCGAGCAATTTCTGTAGTAATTTAACGGCTTCCATATCATTATGACAAATGATATTTTCAGCGCCTTTTGCTTTTAACATCTGCCCGACATTTTTCATTGACTCATCAATTTCATGAATCCACGCAGGAGAAGGAATAATTCCTCGATCGAGCATTGCACATTGAATTCCGTGTAATCTTAAAAATACGGCAGAACCTGAATTGCGCTTCGTGATGAAATCAATTCTTTCAACACCCTGATCCAAGAAATGGGTAGCAAGTCTATATCCAGCTCTAAAATTATCGATGGTTACAAGATCATAGGTACTGCAACCAGGGAATTCCACATAGTCATCATCGACCAACACTACAGGAATATTTGCTGCTGAAAGTTTATTAAGAAGTGCTTCAGTCACTTCCTTGGAGTTCTTTACGTGTTTTCTCGGAGAAAGGAAAATACCGGAAACTTGTTGATCTATATAGAAATCAGCCATGCTTTCCACACCATTTACGGCATCAAGGGTATTTTCTGCAAATTGCCCCCCCCAGATCACTTTAAATCCGTGGGATTCAGAAGAGGCAATTATCTGCTGTGCCAGGGGTGTAAAAAAACCTTCCATTCCTGACATGGGGAAGATCAAACCAAATACAAGATCTTTCTTACTGGTTAGAGGTTTGCTTAAAATAACAGTCCCTGCCCCTGGCCGACCTTCCAAAAACCCTTCTACTTTCAGTTGTTGTATTGCCTTATTTACGGTAGGCCTAGAAACATTAAACTGCTTGGCAAGATCATTCCCAGAAGGAATGATCTCACCAATTTTATACTCGGGACTTCCGATCATTTTGAAGAGTTCCCTATATACATTTTCTGCTAGACTGAGCTTACTGTTCGCCCTGTCCTGAGTTACTCCCATATAATGACCACACTCCCTTTATAAATTTAGTTATACACACAGGTTATTATTACGATTATTGTAGCAAGCCAACTGCTTCCTTGACAATCCTTTCTGATGTCAATTCGTAATATTGGAGCAACTCATCGGCAGAGCCAGTTTGCCCGAAAGTATCTTCAATTCCAATATTCTCAACTTGGACAACTTTATCAAATGAATTGCTGAGGATCACATGGTTTACCATATCGCCCAATCCACCATAGATTGAATGCTCTTCTGCGGTGATCACCTTCCCCGTCTTTGCAACAGACTTGATGATTGCTTCCTTATCAATCGGCTTGATTGTATGGATATTGATGATCTCAGCATCAATACCCTTTGCTTCCAATGCTTCGATTGCTTCCACCGCTTTTGCTGTCATAACACCGGTGGTAATAATGGTAATGTCCTTTCCTTCTCTCATGGTAACAGCCTTTCCAATTTCAAAAGAATAGTCTTCAGGCATTATCTCAGGTACTGCTTCTCTACCCAATCGAACGAAAAATGGACCAGGAGTCTTTATGACGGCTTCAATCGCTTTTTCCGTCTCAATTGCATCGGCAGGAACGATAACAGTCATATTAGGCATGGAACGCATCATGGAAATATCTTCAACGGGCTGGTGTGTTGCTCCATCTGGGCCTACGGTCAGTCCTCCATGGGTTCCAATAATCTTAACGTTCAAGTTGGAATATGCAACTGATTGTCTTACTTGGTCATATGCTCTTCCTGTTGCGAAGATACTGAAAGTACCAGCAAGAGGAATCAAACCAGTTGTGGAAATACCAGCAGCCACACCAACCATATTCTGTTCTGCAATACCAACATTCAATGATCTTTCGGGATATGCAGCAACAAATCCGTTAGTTTTCGTAGCAGCAGACAAATCTGCATCCAATACTACAAAATTCGGATATTTTCCAGCCAATTTTAACAATGCTTGCCCGTAGGCTTCTCTTGTAGCTCTTTTACTCATTTCTTTCCTAACTCCTCTTACGCAATCCCGATTTCTTTCAGTGCTTTCTCTAAGATTTCATCTGTCATGTTTGCGATATGGTGGGATGATACCTTTCCCTCAAAATAACTTACGCCTTTTCCCTTAATGGTCTTTGCTATGATCATAGTGGGTTGGTCTGAAGTCTTTGACCTTTGTAGAGTATCAACGATTGCGTTCATATCGTGTCCATCGATTACTTCCACTCTCCAACGGAAAGCCCTGAATTTATCGTCAACAGGAGCTACATCCATAATCTCGGGAACTGTGCCGTCGATTTGTAGGTTGTTATAATCCAAAATTGCAGTTACGTTATTCAATCCAAATTGAGGAATAGCCATTGCAGCTTCCCATACCTGGCCTTCTTCAATCTCTCCATCCCCAAGGATGCAGTATACTCTTGAATCTTTACCTTGTTGCTTGAAGCCCCAAGCCATACCTGCAGCAAGTGACAAGCCTTGACCGAGGGATCCAGTGGATACCTCAACTCCAGCGACCTTCTTGCTGTCGGGATGACCTTGCAAGATACTCCCAAATTTTCTAAAGCTTTTCAAAATTTCGGCATCAAAATATCCAAATTGAGCTAAAGCAGCATACAAAGCAGGAGCAGCATGTCCTTTACTGAGAACCAATCGGTCTCGGCCTTCCCATTCAGGATTCTTTGGATCATGCTGCATGATTTTTCCATATAATGCAGCCAAAATATCTGCAATTGACAGAGACCCGCCTGGATGTCCTGATTTTCCATCATAAATCATTTGTACTACATCGGCTCTAATCTGCTTTGCTGATTCAACTAATTCTGCTTTGTTCATTGACTGAGCAGAATATGTATTCTCTCCCATCTCCATTCCTCACTTTTTTAAATATGTAATACTATTTGTATACTTACCTTATACATCTAACTTACATATCTGTCAATTATTTTTTACATTTATTTTGCATACTGCATGCCTTACCACTTCCTGTTTTTGAGAAACTTGAGATACATGTATTGTAATTTTACAAGTGAGTTTACAACTTTCATCGAATGTTTTTACCCATAAAAATTACTCCTAGCCATAAAGATCAGGAGTAAAGAAGTTTTACAACAACGTATCTGTACATAATCCGAATCCAGGAAAATCCTACCCAGACACATGGGCAACTGCCTCCCAGCTTCGTTTAAGCAAGGCACTGACAGTTGTGTGGCGTCTGGCAAGGATCATGGTGTAGATCAGGTCCACCACCAAAAGTTGGGCGAATCGGGAAAGTGTAGCCCCCTCTCGAAAGAGCGACTCACTGTTCACAACATTGAGCGTGTAGTCCGCTTGGCGCGAGAGGGAGTTCCCCCCGATACGGGTAATAGCAATGACGAGTGCCCCATTCTTCTTTGCCTCCCTGGTTACCTTGAGCACACTGCTCGACTCCCCTGAGTAAGATATGGCGATCAAGACCCCTTCTCCCCTCAGGGCACAGGCCTCCACGATCTGCATATCACTGTCAGCAGTGTAGACTGCATGGAGACCTAGGCGGGCAAGCTTCTGCTGGAAGTCATAGGCTACAATACCTGATGCCCCGATACCTGCAATAAGCACATGGCTTGCTCCTAGGATTGCCTCAACGGAGGCTTCCAAGGCTCCGGCATCCACCACTTCCTCAATACCAGAGAGACTTTCGCAGGTGGAGGAGACCACCATGTGGACCAGCTCCCCTGTGGTAGTCTGCTCGGTAATCTTCTCGGTGGTTGTCTGTTCACTTGGCCGCTCTGAGGAGAAGACCTCCTTGGCCAAGGCCATGCGAAGATCAGTAAACCCCTTGTAGCCGAGACGGTTGGCCAGGCGCACACACGCAGCTGCACTGCTTGTGCTACTGCTGGCAACCTCCTGGATTCCCATAGAGACTACTTGCATCGGATTTGCCAAGAGAAACTGGGCAACCTTCCGTTCACTGGGTGCCAGATTAGGCAACACCTGCTTGATCACATATAAACATCCACTCATGGGAAAAGCATACCATACTTCCAGGCAATGTGAAAATATTTTTCAGAAATGAAATAAAATACATGAAAATTCTTTTTGATTTTCCTTGACAACAGCCTAAACCGGGCTGAACATGGATATGAAAGCAACTACTTTGCTTACAACACAAAAGGAGATTTTTATGAAAAAACACGCACTGTTGGTACTCTGCATTGTCTTGGTCACCACCGGCATGCTCTTCGGCGCAGGAACCAAAGAAGCCGCAGCCGCAGAAACAGAGAAAACCGTACTGGAGTTCTGGACCTGGAGACCAGAGGATGTAGACTTCTATGAAGGCCAGATCGCCCGTTTTGAAGCAGCAAACCCAGACATCGATGTTGTCCAGACAGCCCACAAGAACACTGAATACAACACCATCCTGGCAGCCTCACTCTCCGGAGGAGCTGGACCTGATGTCTTCCAGGGAAGAGCCTATGGTGGCTTGGCGACCTTTGCAGACAGTGGATTCCTCGAACCCCTCGAGCAGTGGATGCCAGAGCTGAAGAACTACTCAGCAACAGCCCTCCTGGGCGCTACCAGCCCCACCGATGGTAAGATCTACGGAAGTCCTGCTGTCAGCCAGACCGTCTTCATGTACTACAACAAGGACATCTACGAAGAACTCGGTCTCTCTATTCCCAAGACCTGGGCACAGTTGATCAACAACTTCGAGGCAGCAAAGAAAGCCGGCTATATCCCCTTGGGCAATGGAGCCAAGGACGGATGGTGTCTGGAAACCATGCTTGGTGGTATGGGCCCCGGCTGGTATGGTGGAACCGACTTCTACAATGCTGTGATCAAGGGAGAGAAGGATTTTCAGGACCCCGCATTCATCCGCATGGTGGAAGAGATGAAAGCACTCTCCAAATACCTTCCTGACATGTACATGGGTATCAGCTATGAGGATATGAGATCGAACTTCTTCAACGAAATGTCCCCCCACTTGATCGCTGGATCCTATGAAGCAGCCTACTTCAATACACAGAATCCTGACCTGGATTGGGGCGTCTTTGCCGTTCCTGGCCAGAGAGAGAGCGATCCTGCTTACGTTTCAGTCTATGCTGACATGAACTTCGCCATGAATGCAAACGCCAAGAACAAGGAAGCAGCAGTCAAGTTCCTGAAGTTCCTCTCCTCCAAGGAGTTTGGCGGCGCTATGGTCAGTGAACTGAAGATGGTCAGCTCCGTTCCCGGAGTGGATGCAACCTCTGAGCCCTTCATCGCCCGTGTCCTGGAGTTGCAGGAACATGCAACCCCGTACCTGTTCCTCGTTGGATTCCGCTATCAGCAGCCAACCGGCAGCTCCCTCTGGCAGGCAGCAGCCCAAGGCGTAATGGCAGGAACACTTACTCCTCGTGAAGCTGCAAAGCAGATTCAGGATGGAATTGCCTCCTACTACGAGCCATTCCAGAAATAACACATTCCTTCTCCTACAGGGGCGTAAGCCTCTGTAGGGGTTCCTTCTTTCTCTCGTATTACCCAACCAAGGAACTCCCATGCACCAAATACAGCGTAGCAAGACACTTTGGATACTCTTCTTCATTACCCCAGGACTGTTGGTTGTGGGCGTCTTTATCCTGCTTCCCCTATTCATGTCGCTCTTCAACAGCCTCTTCTCATGGAGACAGTTGGTTCGCCTTGAATTCGTAGGACTGGACAACTTCAAGCGACTGCTTACCACCTTTCCCTACCAGGAACGCTTCTTCAACGCGCTGGGAAACAACCTTACCTGGTTCCTCTCCACCACGCTTATCCAGAATACCCTAGGGCTCATGTTCGGCTACCTCTTGAGCCGCAATCTTCCTGGTGCCCAGTTCTTCAAACGGGTATTCTTCATTCCTGTCCTCTTCTCCATCGTAGCGGTAGGGTTCCTCTGGGGTATGTACCTCAAGCCCTCCGGCTTGGTGAACAGCTTTCTGAAACTAGCCGGTCTTGCCTCGCTCCAACGCCCCTGGCTGGGACTTGAGCATCTGGCAACACCTTCGATTATTATGGTGAATATCTGGAGGTGGGTAGGATTCCCCTCCCTCGTCTTCCTTGCTGCCATCGACAACGTCCCCCAGGAGTGCATGGAGGCTGCATACCTGGAAGGAACTGGAGAGTGGAAGCTCTTCTGGAAGATTATCTTCCCCCTGATCATCCCCTCCATCACCATCATTACGGTACTGACCATTATCGGGAGTCTCAATGTATTCGAGCAGATCTATACGATGACCGGTTTGGACGGAGCTCCGAACTACTCCACTGACACCATCGGGACGCTGTTCTACCGAACGGCCTTTGGCTCGATCGACGCAGGAAGCCCGGAGATTGGCATCGGTTCTGCGATCGGATTGGTTATCTACATGCTGACCTTCACGGTCTCACTCCTCTCCATCTTTGTAACCAGAAAACGGGAGGTACAGCTATGATCACCGACTTCCGCTACCGTGGTGCCTCCACAGGAAAGAAGCTCTTCATATCTATAGCCATCTTTGTGATGTCGCTCTATGTGCTGCTTATCCTCTACCCCCTGATCAATATGGTGCTCTCCTCATTCAAGGGTAACCGTGCCATTCTCACCACCCCGTTCTCACTTCCTGAAGAGTTCAGTCTCTCCACCTATAAGACAGTGTGGATCGACAAGGGATTCTCCCGGTACTTCACCAACAGCTTGTTGGTAACCACCATCTCCATGACCTTGGTACTCCTCTTCGGCTCCATGGCCTCCTACGGCATAAGCCGCTACACCTACCGACTCAACACCCTGGTCTACATGCTCTTCCTGAGTGGGATCATGCTGCCCTTGAAGGCAGCGATCATCCCCCTCTTCCTCTTGATCAAGACCTTGGGGCTTATCAACAAACCTCTTTCGGTCATCCTGATCTTCATGGCGATGGGACTTCCCTCCACTGTCTTTATCCTGGCTGGATTCATGAAGGGAATACCCTTGGAACTTGAGTATGCTGCCAAGATCGATGGATGCAATGACTTTGCCATCTACCGGCGTGTGGTGATGCCGATGGTTGCCCCGGCCATTGCCCTGGTAACCATCTACAATGCAGTACCGATCTGGAACGACTTCTTCTTCCCCTTGGTGTTCCTGCAGTCAGATAAGGTAAAGACCTTGCCTGTTGGACTTTCGACATTCTTTGGCCAGCACAGCACCAACTGGAGCCTACTCTTTACCGGCCTATCCATAGCAATACTGCCCATGTTGGTCCTGTACTTGTTCATGTCCAAGTACTTTATCAAGGGAATGACCGCAGGTGCGGTCAAATAGGAGAATCCATGTCCCATACCAATCTACCTACCACAGAGATGAGAAACCCGGCATCCTAC
The sequence above is drawn from the uncultured Sphaerochaeta sp. genome and encodes:
- a CDS encoding ribulose-phosphate 3-epimerase, whose translation is MLQDLYKIKESRMLLDVSLWSGDLVNMEASIRKTESIADMYHLDVADAHFVPGLLFFPDFIKAIDQKTNIPLNCHLMMEDPYPTLDDFIDAGADIVTVHVELGKEKLEKIIAYLKSKKVAVGLCITVETDVHALVPYFSQIDHILLMGTRIGIKGVGQDENTPMRVKVLKHLLEEAGYAEKIILSVDGGIRQHTVPELRKNGADMVTPGSLVFGSENLDETVAWLKSLACEVC
- a CDS encoding DeoR/GlpR family DNA-binding transcription regulator; the encoded protein is MENQDKMSKTESRRQKIKQLIISNKVVSLTEFCEILHVSESTIRNDLKYLDEAGVLTRTYGGAVLNENTRYNIGMNTRYTMNIEQKEEIAGYVVEHLLRNNSIIFLDSGTTMVSIAKKILDSMLELTVITSSFAIASILSRNANIDLYLTGGKLNHIKEAFIDQTAIDFVSTICPDLYLFSCDGVDEVNGFTIGDPEEVAIKKTVALHARKIICVIDSTKINQVKMKKIFNSNEIDTIITDSNAEEAAVEKFRSIGVNMIKT
- a CDS encoding substrate-binding domain-containing protein, whose protein sequence is MGVTQDRANSKLSLAENVYRELFKMIGSPEYKIGEIIPSGNDLAKQFNVSRPTVNKAIQQLKVEGFLEGRPGAGTVILSKPLTSKKDLVFGLIFPMSGMEGFFTPLAQQIIASSESHGFKVIWGGQFAENTLDAVNGVESMADFYIDQQVSGIFLSPRKHVKNSKEVTEALLNKLSAANIPVVLVDDDYVEFPGCSTYDLVTIDNFRAGYRLATHFLDQGVERIDFITKRNSGSAVFLRLHGIQCAMLDRGIIPSPAWIHEIDESMKNVGQMLKAKGAENIICHNDMEAVKLLQKLLEELFKVPKDFRLAGFDGSQLSAQVSPRLTTIEQPCVILAEYAIELMKERIKRPASLPRRIFSDFNLLERESSKYSV
- a CDS encoding transketolase family protein, with amino-acid sequence MSKRATREAYGQALLKLAGKYPNFVVLDADLSAATKTNGFVAAYPERSLNVGIAEQNMVGVAAGISTTGLIPLAGTFSIFATGRAYDQVRQSVAYSNLNVKIIGTHGGLTVGPDGATHQPVEDISMMRSMPNMTVIVPADAIETEKAIEAVIKTPGPFFVRLGREAVPEIMPEDYSFEIGKAVTMREGKDITIITTGVMTAKAVEAIEALEAKGIDAEIINIHTIKPIDKEAIIKSVAKTGKVITAEEHSIYGGLGDMVNHVILSNSFDKVVQVENIGIEDTFGQTGSADELLQYYELTSERIVKEAVGLLQ
- a CDS encoding transketolase; the protein is MNKAELVESAKQIRADVVQMIYDGKSGHPGGSLSIADILAALYGKIMQHDPKNPEWEGRDRLVLSKGHAAPALYAALAQFGYFDAEILKSFRKFGSILQGHPDSKKVAGVEVSTGSLGQGLSLAAGMAWGFKQQGKDSRVYCILGDGEIEEGQVWEAAMAIPQFGLNNVTAILDYNNLQIDGTVPEIMDVAPVDDKFRAFRWRVEVIDGHDMNAIVDTLQRSKTSDQPTMIIAKTIKGKGVSYFEGKVSSHHIANMTDEILEKALKEIGIA
- a CDS encoding MurR/RpiR family transcriptional regulator encodes the protein MSGCLYVIKQVLPNLAPSERKVAQFLLANPMQVVSMGIQEVASSSTSSAAACVRLANRLGYKGFTDLRMALAKEVFSSERPSEQTTTEKITEQTTTGELVHMVVSSTCESLSGIEEVVDAGALEASVEAILGASHVLIAGIGASGIVAYDFQQKLARLGLHAVYTADSDMQIVEACALRGEGVLIAISYSGESSSVLKVTREAKKNGALVIAITRIGGNSLSRQADYTLNVVNSESLFREGATLSRFAQLLVVDLIYTMILARRHTTVSALLKRSWEAVAHVSG
- a CDS encoding extracellular solute-binding protein, translated to MKKHALLVLCIVLVTTGMLFGAGTKEAAAAETEKTVLEFWTWRPEDVDFYEGQIARFEAANPDIDVVQTAHKNTEYNTILAASLSGGAGPDVFQGRAYGGLATFADSGFLEPLEQWMPELKNYSATALLGATSPTDGKIYGSPAVSQTVFMYYNKDIYEELGLSIPKTWAQLINNFEAAKKAGYIPLGNGAKDGWCLETMLGGMGPGWYGGTDFYNAVIKGEKDFQDPAFIRMVEEMKALSKYLPDMYMGISYEDMRSNFFNEMSPHLIAGSYEAAYFNTQNPDLDWGVFAVPGQRESDPAYVSVYADMNFAMNANAKNKEAAVKFLKFLSSKEFGGAMVSELKMVSSVPGVDATSEPFIARVLELQEHATPYLFLVGFRYQQPTGSSLWQAAAQGVMAGTLTPREAAKQIQDGIASYYEPFQK
- a CDS encoding sugar ABC transporter permease; protein product: MHQIQRSKTLWILFFITPGLLVVGVFILLPLFMSLFNSLFSWRQLVRLEFVGLDNFKRLLTTFPYQERFFNALGNNLTWFLSTTLIQNTLGLMFGYLLSRNLPGAQFFKRVFFIPVLFSIVAVGFLWGMYLKPSGLVNSFLKLAGLASLQRPWLGLEHLATPSIIMVNIWRWVGFPSLVFLAAIDNVPQECMEAAYLEGTGEWKLFWKIIFPLIIPSITIITVLTIIGSLNVFEQIYTMTGLDGAPNYSTDTIGTLFYRTAFGSIDAGSPEIGIGSAIGLVIYMLTFTVSLLSIFVTRKREVQL
- a CDS encoding carbohydrate ABC transporter permease, whose protein sequence is MITDFRYRGASTGKKLFISIAIFVMSLYVLLILYPLINMVLSSFKGNRAILTTPFSLPEEFSLSTYKTVWIDKGFSRYFTNSLLVTTISMTLVLLFGSMASYGISRYTYRLNTLVYMLFLSGIMLPLKAAIIPLFLLIKTLGLINKPLSVILIFMAMGLPSTVFILAGFMKGIPLELEYAAKIDGCNDFAIYRRVVMPMVAPAIALVTIYNAVPIWNDFFFPLVFLQSDKVKTLPVGLSTFFGQHSTNWSLLFTGLSIAILPMLVLYLFMSKYFIKGMTAGAVK